GTGTCCTCCAGCAGCAGTCGGGGGTCTCTGGCCTCGAGTCGGGGGTCCCTAGCCTCCAGCCGAGGGTCCCTGAGTTCCATCAGCTTCAGCGACATTTACGGCCTCCCGCAGTACGAGGGGGTGGGGGAAGAGCCTCACCTGCGCTACCTGCTGCAGACGGACCCCCCCCACAGTAAAAACAAGCGCTCCCACGACCCCCCCCAGTCTCTGGCCTCGCTCTCCTCCCGCTCTTCGCTCTCCTCGCTCTCCCCCCCCGGCTCCCCCAGGGACACACCCTACCTCCCTCCCACTGACTGCCCCCTCACTCAGATGACTGAGGAGTACATGGAGCAGGCGGGGGGGCGGGGGCTGCTGGAGGGGCTAAGGGACGCCGTCTGCCCCCCCGCAGGCTCCACAGGTAGGACtaaaaaacccagaaaaaatattttaatttcagttttaatttagtattattgttgttgtttatatttattattatatattttttttatttatttatttgtattattattgttattattggaACTCAGATATGATTTCCTTCTCTGACAGGAAGATATAGAGTTTATTTTCCCACTAAGATTTTACGAGCAGTCAGGATATATGTCTGATTTCTGCTGACTCACTGCCCCCCCCAGGAGTGACTCTGCGGGGGAACAGTGCTAACAGGAGCGTCCGCAGGGCCAGGAGGGTCTCGGTCTCTGAGGAGGCTTTGGCTACAGACAGCGGGGTGTTCGAGGCCTGGGGCCGCAGGTGAGAGGAGGGTCTTTATCCTAACCTTCACACACAGATCAGAAATCACATAAAGTGAATAacgtgtttgttgttgttgttgttgttgttgttgttttctctcctcgAACAGGACGGAGGAGTCTGATGAGATTTCTTTTGTTAAAGATCTGACGTCTGTGAGCGAGCCCACACAGATCCACCTGGGACTGCTGTGAGGATTTATCCATTTGAATGTTCAGTAATAGAAATACAGTTTATATAAATTTGAGTTCTTATTATTTATAAcctttttagttatttatttattattcttttacatatttaaaagaacatatattattattattattgtttatttctgtgcTGTATTTACTCCCAGTCTGACTCCTCTGTGTCCCTCAGCTGGGAGTCGTCCTGTCAGTCCCTGCGGCTCCACCTGCTGCAGCTGAAGAACCTGAACCGCTGCGTCATCAGGGATGGATTCAAAGTGTGAGTGCTCTCAGATCAGATATTAAAGATGTCCACAGAGGAACAGAGTGATGCCATGAATTgatctcacccccccccccctgcagataTGTGAAGGTGCAGCTCCTCCCCCTGGACTCAGCTCGCTCCTGCTTCTACTGCTGCTCGGCTCTGGACCCTCAGAGCGTCCTGAGCTTTAACGAAGGCTTCCGGATCCCCGTCTCCAGCGGCGCCCTGACAGCCAGCTTCCTGCAGATCAGCGTCTGCTCTGTGGGGGGCCAGAGTCAGGAGGAGACCCTggtgagggggggtgggggggtttacTACTTTATTTAGGGACATTTTAAGGGATCGTTTGTGTGGTCGTATGAGGTACCACCTGATAGGGGTCGCAGTAATATTGTTCTCTGAGGTAAGATTACTGGATTACTGGAtattctgttgtgattggccaacagcttagagatgtcccgccccttagcctaccacgTACAACCTTATGGAGAAGTTGATTCTTCTATcacaaacatttcctcataAAGATGTATGTTCTCCCCCCTGCAGGGCTCGGCTCAGGTGGGGCTCTCTGAGTGTGAGGGGGGGGCGGAGATGGTTTATCATTGGCTGAGTGTGACCATGCTGAGTGGGGGAGAGAAGAGCCAGCGCAGAAACACTGAGaaccaggtacacacacacacacacacacacacacacacacacacacacacacacacacacacacacacacacacacacacacacacacacacacacacacacacacacacacacacaaggtggaaaataatgtgtgtatccGCCCCGTTATTCAGACCAGATGTAATGGCACGACAACATATCACACAGCAAAacataaagtgaaaaaaagtgtgaaacatTTCTGACGCTCCTCTGACGTTACAGGACGCCCTGCTGTCACGCAACAACACCACCACCCAGCTGGAGGGGGGGGAGGCGGCGCtgcagaggaggggggaggcgTCAGAGAGGTAACAGCAGCTCCAGGTGTATGAAACAGAAATGCATCCCCGTCCCCGTCCCCTGTCTCCCCCGTCCCCTGACTTGGTGTGTTTTGCAGGAGCTGGCAGGCAGAGTCGGTGGACAGCGGCTGCAGCAACAGCACCGCCTTCACCCCCCCCACTGAGGGGCCGTGTGCAGAGGGAGTCAGCAGCAGGGGGCCGGGAAGCAAAGTGAAGGTAAGGGGGAGCAGGTTCAAAGACCccctgatccatctctataaacacctgtctgaaaatcagctgatcagagtTAGATATTTTTAGaccaatcagctctcagaggggcgtggccagcagcagctcattagcatttaaagctacagatacagaatcagcacttcaggaacagggatGAAACAGAGGGGACTATGGGATGGAATGGTCCGtctggtgtttcagccaatgaGACACAGGCTCTGGATATATCTGAGCCCTGGGATATAAGAGGATACCTGGGGAGCTTTAATATCTGGCATGAAGGCTGCGGTCCGATCAGCTGCTGTGTCAGTTCATCCCGTCATAACTCTGTTCGTTATTTCTGTCTGCAGATGGAGAAGGCCACCATGACGGAGGCTCCGATCCCCGAGCCGGTGAGGGTCCGGCCCAAAGAGAGGGGGGGCCGCTGGGGCCACGCCTCGCCCTTCATGAGGGGGAGCACCATCGTCCGATCCCAGACCTTCTCCCCTGGGGCCCGGAGCCAGTACGTCTGCAGGGTGAGACTGGGCTTCTTTCTCTCCTGTGAGGAGGCTTTTATACCCTGAGAGGAAATCCTCAGATCCGTCTGATGTCGAGATGCCACTCCTCCAAACTCCTGATAACTATCTCTATAATAAAAGGCAGAATATAATCATACATACAATCAAAAGGAATGAATGTGATGCTTTGCTCCGTGTTAAATGGGATATAAAAGCAATATTAATTTCCTCCTTCAGCTTCTATTATTCTCGTAGAGTCCACACACACCACTGTCTCAAACCCAAGACAAAGGGCTGCTTCAGAGAACATGAGAAGAGCTTTATGATTCCAAACCGGGaatttttttctgttgcagcaGCATCAAACCAAACGCACGTgattagaaattaaaaagtagaaataagtcataaacatctcaaaatactAAGAGAAATAAACCGGcattatagaaaatataaatatgttgacTACGCAGATAAGGAATCTATAAATACACAGGAAGTTAAGACAATATAAAGCAGGGTATGATATATAAGAGTGCAACGAATGGAATATAAAATGAGATTCATCTGTACAGTGTGACTAACCAAGAGGAACCCCAAAACAGACCTTCATTTATGATGAATGGACTTTGGAGTCCCTGTACTGCTGCTGTTATCAATAATGTGTCCAGTTAAACTGAAGATGCTTTTATAAAGGTCGACCCTTCACGTGGCGTCAGAAAACTAGAAAGCCTCGGGTCAGACACTTTCTGGTTCCTcctctttgttttaaatgaagtcAACCTGTGCAGCTCAGTCCttcacttcagtaaaagtacaaatactatggaTTTAGAATATTCTAAAAGTCCTGATTTCCAAATGTTACTTCAGTCAAATCATTTGCTTCATTAATAAACTTAAAGCacaacaagtaaaagtactcctgCACAATGTCCCGTTCAGAGTGATAGAAAGTACTCAGTATTATCAGCTACATGTGCTtcaaatacaaaagtaaaagtactcgttatgCCGAGTCTTTAGTCTCACAGATGTGTTTCTATATGTGCAGAGGAACTGTGAGGGCTGCATAAAAgtacctctgaaatgtagtggagtagaagtacaaggtagcaggaaatggaaatgctcaagtaaagtacaagtatgtgAAAGAAGTACTTTAGTAGATGTACGTTACTCCACTGagatctgttgttgttgttgttgttgttgttgttgttgttgttgttgttgttgttgttttctgaacATAAACggattgtttttgtgttgcagttGTATCGCAGCGACAGCGACAGCTCCACTCTACCAAAGAAATCTCCGTTTGTCCGGAACACTCTGGAGAGGAGAACGCTGAGATACAAGCAGGTAGACCCTCTGAATCTCCTCCTGAGGGGGGGGGCTCTTCTGTCTCTAGGGTGTAGCTTTGGTTTACTGGATGAGGGGGGGGTTTGAATGCACTCTACTCAGAAATACATGAATTAAAGAACAGCAAAGTGGAGGAACATGCTTATCATCAAATCATACCGAATgcatatttgcaaaacaaaaaaacactctgcACATTCccggggcttttattttgaaaaacaaacttaataCTGAGCTTATTCTAATCTAGTTGTATTCCTGTCTAACTCGTCATGCTCTGAGAAACAGTCCGATCTGATGAAACCCCCCCCCTCTGTTCCTCCGTGCAGCAGTCGTACCGCTCCTCCCTGGCTGAGCAGCCCACCCGGACCTCCCTGGACCTGGAGCTGGACCTCCAGGCCTGCAGGACCCGGcagaagcagctgctggaggagctgagCTTCCTGCGGGATCTGAAGCTCCGCCTGGAGGCCCCTCAGGCCCCGGACCCTCCCGAGCTTCCCCCCTGGGCCCTGAGGGACGAGCGCTTCTGCTGCCTGCTGAGGGAGGCCCAGAGACaggtgggtgggggggtcagACAGGTCCAGTCTCAGGTCCCCGGGGGACAGGGAGTGCCACACTGAGGATTCCCCTCCTCGCTAAGGAATGTAACGAGGAGTTCTGGTACGGATGAGTGACTcctgtttgttgtgttgttgttgttgtttgtggcAGGCGGGTCAGAGTCAGCAACAGCAGCGTCAGGAGGAGGCGGCGGAGAGGAGGCTGAGGAAAGCCTCCAAAGAAGTGCTGCAGATGAGGGGGCAGAGCCAGAAGGAGCCCCTCCCCGTGCAGACCTTCAggtaaacagacacaaacaaagcCCTACCTTCAGTGACGTCACACATTTGAGTAAAACGTTGTTTTTTCCTCATCGTTTATTTCTTGGCTGTCTATTTTTGTTATGCCTCTACTCTGACAgtaagacaaacagaaaagtgTGTTATTAATTTATTTGGTTTAGTTATTTGATTAAATCCACTCATAACGTTTAAAGTCAGCTGCAGCGCTGTGGTGCACTAAGGGTTcggtctctgctcctcttctcaTGAGGCGGCGgtttcattaattcatttaagCAGCGTGACTCTGACAGCTGTGGTTCAGACCTCAGTGTGCAGGGAGGGGGACCGGCTCACCTGGATCCACTCACCTGAGGAGGGATCCtgttctctctcacctctctaaAACATCCTGTCAACGTTCCTCTGAGACCTGAAGAGCTCCACCCGTCTCTGTGTGTTGACTGAAATGCATCGCACCACAGGAACTTTGGGGACTACaaaacccacaatgcaacagtgCACTCCATTCAGAAATACccttaaataaatgatgcatccacttttttaaaatcaatttccagggtaaaatgcatatttaacaGGTTAGCATGTGAGCTAGGAAGAGAGTGAGGTGGAAAAGTAATAAAGAAAGTCAGATTCAATCTGAAATCCATCTCAAACACAGAACAAGAGCCTCTTCATGCTCAGTTAACAGTCCCTCTGCCAGCTGAAGCTCAACATTCCCCCCAGTAAACCATTAGCCTTCCTCGGCAGTGATCAGGAGGTGGACTGACACCTGTCTGCTTCCGATCAGGACGTGACCCGGCGACCCCTCGGTTCAAAGACTGCTGCTGCCAGCTAGCAATGCTCTCAGCAGCACCAGTATCCAGCGTATCAGGGCTGGAGGAGAGGCTTTAAGGAATAATAATtaagagagaagaagaattAAGTTGAGATCTTATCACAAGCTTCcatattttaatgaaaatggtAGAAATTCAAGCCTTAGACGATCTATTTCGAAGAGAATtgaaaccaaaacataaaaactgtgaaatttgagagaaattaaaataaaaaaaggtaaaactaTTGATATCAGAACAAAGCACTGCTTTAATTGAACCAACATCTTAAAGTATTCCATTTATTGAATAGCACCCCATTATCCTGCGTGTCCGCGCTGGATGAGAGGCTTTTCCTccgcagagactcttcagagtttagatgatggttactgtctttcctctgcagagactcttcagagtttaaatgatggttactgtctttcctctgcagagactcttcagagtttagatgatggttactgtctttcctctgcagagactcttcagagtttagatgatggttactgtctttcctctgcagagactcttcagagtttagatgatggttactgtctttcctctgcagagactcttcagagtttaaatgatggttactgtctttcctctgcagagactcttcagagtttagatgatggttcctgtctttcctctgcagagactcttcagggtttagatgatggttactgtctttcctctgcagagactcttcagagtttagatgatggttactgtctttcctctgcagagactcttcagggtttagatgatggttactgtctttcctctgcagagactcttcagagtttagatgatggttactgtctttcctctgcagagactcttcagagtttaaatgatggttactgtctttcctctgcagagactcttcagagtttagatgatggttcctgtctttcctctgcagagactcttcagagtttagatgatggttactgtctttcctccgcagagactcttcagggttttaatgatggttactgtctttcctctgcagagactcttcagagtttagatgatggttactgtctttcctctgcagagactcttcagggttttaatgatggttactgtctttcctccgcagagactcttcagagtttagatgatggttactgtctttcctctgcagagactcttcagagttttaatgatggttactgtctttcctctgcagagactcttcagagtttagatgatggttcctgtctttcctccgcagagactcttcagggtttagatgatggttactgtctttcctccgcagagactcttcagagtttagatgatggttactgtctttcctctgcagagactcttcagagttttaatgatggttactgtctttcctctgcagagactcttcagagtttagatgatggttcctgtctttcctccgcagagactcttcagggtttagatgatggttactgtctttcctccgcagagactcttcagagttttaatgatggttactgtctttcctccgcagagactcttcagagttttaatgatggttactgtctttcctccgcagagactcttcagggtttagatgatggttactgtctttcctctgcagagactcttcagagtttagatgatggttactgtctttcctccgcagagactcttcagagtttagatgatggttactgtctttcctctgcagagactcttcagagttttaatgatggttactgtctttcctccgcagagactcttcagagtttagatgatggttactgtctttcctctgcagagactcttcagagtttagatgatggttactgtctttcctctgcagagactcttcagagttttaatgatggttactgtctttcctccgcagagactcttcagagtttagatgatggttactgtctttcctctgcagagactcttcagagttttaatgatggttactgtctttcctccgcagagactcttcagggtttagatgatggttactgtctttcctccgcagagactcttcagggtttagatgatggttactgtctttcctccgcagagactcttcagagtttagatgatggttactgtctttcctctgcagagactcttcagggtttagatgatggttcctgtctttcctctgcagagactcttcagggtttagatgatggttcctgtctttcctccgcagagactcttcagagtttagatgatggttactgtctttcctctgcagagactcttcagggtttagatgatggttactgtctttcctctgcagagactcttcagggtttagatgatggttactgtctttcctctgcagagactcttcagagtttaaatgatggttactgtctttcctctgcagagactcttcagagttttaatgatggttactgtctttcctcagc
This DNA window, taken from Eleginops maclovinus isolate JMC-PN-2008 ecotype Puerto Natales chromosome 9, JC_Emac_rtc_rv5, whole genome shotgun sequence, encodes the following:
- the wwc3 gene encoding protein WWC3, producing the protein MPRLSSGRRGEELPLPAGWEEARDWDGRLFFIDHNTRQTSWIDPRDRITKPLTFADCVGDELPLGWEEVYDQQVGVYYIDHINKTTQIENPRTQWRQEQERMLKEYLVVAQEALEAKKEMFLIKQQRLELLQQEMLLFHQISEDSSSLHSALSGSSSSGKYDPEQMKVEVACRRERLCRLKQELAQVKQELQYKEMGVETLQEIDRKMSCSQTNYKLDEAQAIFSELRSIKKFISTAEKERQDLIQCLAKLTVNFQNSSVQDGSGEAGNAGGTELQFCDTGCQTDLIGEYGSQDSSHLVDKVKVNWQYEEAKKKVQSVQHQLAQLDSDSWSGRVEADRDRDFLQLLREKEALLQELVLVIRQQICPETLLQLEEERCRLEEEVQRAHSSQSQGANQRILQQEKRNALLRQLEEATRITTYLHSQLKSMSASSLTVSSSSSRGSLASSRGSLASSRGSLSSISFSDIYGLPQYEGVGEEPHLRYLLQTDPPHSKNKRSHDPPQSLASLSSRSSLSSLSPPGSPRDTPYLPPTDCPLTQMTEEYMEQAGGRGLLEGLRDAVCPPAGSTGVTLRGNSANRSVRRARRVSVSEEALATDSGVFEAWGRRTEESDEISFVKDLTSVSEPTQIHLGLLWESSCQSLRLHLLQLKNLNRCVIRDGFKVYVKVQLLPLDSARSCFYCCSALDPQSVLSFNEGFRIPVSSGALTASFLQISVCSVGGQSQEETLGSAQVGLSECEGGAEMVYHWLSVTMLSGGEKSQRRNTENQDALLSRNNTTTQLEGGEAALQRRGEASERSWQAESVDSGCSNSTAFTPPTEGPCAEGVSSRGPGSKVKMEKATMTEAPIPEPVRVRPKERGGRWGHASPFMRGSTIVRSQTFSPGARSQYVCRLYRSDSDSSTLPKKSPFVRNTLERRTLRYKQQSYRSSLAEQPTRTSLDLELDLQACRTRQKQLLEELSFLRDLKLRLEAPQAPDPPELPPWALRDERFCCLLREAQRQAGQSQQQQRQEEAAERRLRKASKEVLQMRGQSQKEPLPVQTFREKMAFFTRPRFNIPPLPADDV